A genome region from Streptomyces sp. NBC_01296 includes the following:
- a CDS encoding TerD family protein, with amino-acid sequence MTPGSNLPLHTVRVTVDVAAPVRLDVSGLLLAADGKVRSDADFIFYNQPSGPGVSHRSGGGAAPDSITVDTGALPPGIERIVVTASPDAAGQTFQGIEPTATVRNADSGAVIATFTPPQLGTETALVVVEVYQRGGVWKVRAVGQGYANGLAGIATDFGVSVDEEPTPPPAAAPQAPAAPVTPSAPVWGQTPSAPSAPSASSWPSAPATPAAPAAPPAPPAPPSAAPVAAGTGKINLDKGRVSLQKNQTVSLVKNGRPLLSQVKMGLGWEPAFQGRDIDLDASVIAYGPQRNHIDSCYFGKLSILGGAIKHSGDNLTGEGAGDDEVIVVDLGRLPAEATGLVFTVNSFSGQKFTEVAKAYCRLIDAASGEELVRFDLTGAQPQTGVMMAKLVRQFSGEWEMTAIGDFVKSRTVRGMVQPASQAL; translated from the coding sequence ATGACCCCAGGTTCCAACCTGCCGCTCCATACCGTCCGTGTGACGGTGGACGTGGCTGCCCCGGTGCGGCTCGACGTGTCGGGACTCCTCCTCGCGGCGGACGGCAAGGTGCGTTCCGACGCCGACTTCATCTTCTACAACCAGCCGTCCGGGCCCGGTGTCAGCCACCGGTCGGGCGGCGGGGCGGCGCCGGACTCGATCACGGTGGACACGGGCGCGCTGCCGCCGGGCATCGAGCGGATCGTGGTCACGGCCAGTCCCGACGCCGCAGGTCAGACCTTCCAGGGCATCGAGCCCACGGCCACCGTGCGCAATGCGGACAGCGGCGCGGTGATCGCCACGTTCACCCCGCCGCAGCTGGGCACCGAGACCGCGCTCGTGGTCGTCGAGGTCTACCAGCGCGGCGGCGTGTGGAAGGTGCGTGCGGTCGGCCAGGGGTACGCCAACGGCCTCGCCGGGATCGCGACCGACTTCGGGGTCTCCGTGGACGAGGAACCCACCCCGCCGCCCGCGGCCGCCCCGCAGGCTCCTGCGGCCCCGGTCACCCCTTCGGCCCCGGTCTGGGGTCAGACCCCCTCGGCACCGTCCGCTCCGTCCGCCTCCTCCTGGCCGAGCGCCCCCGCGACGCCGGCGGCCCCTGCCGCCCCGCCCGCCCCGCCCGCCCCGCCGAGCGCGGCCCCGGTCGCCGCCGGCACCGGGAAGATCAACCTCGACAAGGGCCGGGTCAGCCTCCAGAAGAACCAGACCGTCTCCCTGGTCAAGAACGGCCGCCCGCTGCTCTCCCAGGTGAAGATGGGCCTGGGCTGGGAGCCGGCGTTCCAAGGCCGGGACATCGACCTCGACGCCTCCGTCATCGCGTACGGCCCGCAGCGCAACCACATCGACAGCTGCTACTTCGGCAAGCTGTCCATCCTGGGCGGCGCCATCAAGCACTCGGGCGACAACCTCACCGGTGAGGGCGCCGGGGACGACGAGGTGATCGTGGTGGACCTCGGGCGGCTGCCCGCCGAGGCCACGGGCCTGGTCTTCACGGTCAACTCCTTCTCCGGCCAGAAGTTCACCGAGGTCGCCAAGGCCTACTGCCGCCTGATCGACGCCGCGAGCGGGGAGGAGCTGGTGCGCTTCGACCTCACCGGAGCCCAGCCGCAGACCGGGGTCATGATGGCCAAGCTGGTCCGCCAGTTCTCGGGCGAATGGGAGATGACGGCGATCGGGGACTTTGTGAAGTCGCGCACAGTCCGCGGCATGGTCCAGCCCGCTTCGCAGGCACTCTGA
- a CDS encoding sensor histidine kinase, whose protein sequence is MRAGAGRLLGARARLRWVHLILGGALLMPYFLLAQVVVGLVAGEGNVFGSTPLTFASYGLSLPMAAVTAVFGLVRPMSVGAVRSLCGVPGELLAQGPARSWAARGRTSAWWTLHVGVGAAISGMSLAVPPMAMVLIALPLVTARRKTSLGLGWLGTDTAPYAAPLLGTGLLCGLVLCAAGAGALLARLAPVLLGPTAADRLAAAEERAADLAVRNRLARELHDAVGHALSAVTLQAVAARRVLDSDPGFVREALAAIEDTTRRTVGELDAVLGLLRDGDPARPDAAPAPTLAADLDGLLARTRAAGTTVTAHQDPGPAGDWAQLPAIASREAYRIVQEGLSNALRHGAGTVELRIAVQGREDGAGSTHRELEITMTNPPGTSDGQQPRTSGGRGLRGAAERATLLGGRVEAGPDQGLWRLRAVLPLGGGAR, encoded by the coding sequence ATGCGGGCCGGCGCGGGCCGGCTGCTGGGAGCCCGGGCCCGGCTGCGCTGGGTGCACCTGATCCTGGGCGGGGCCCTGCTGATGCCGTACTTCCTCCTCGCCCAGGTGGTGGTCGGTCTCGTGGCGGGCGAGGGCAACGTCTTCGGCTCCACCCCGCTGACCTTCGCCTCCTACGGGCTCTCGCTGCCCATGGCCGCGGTGACCGCCGTCTTCGGGCTCGTCCGGCCGATGTCGGTGGGCGCCGTGCGGTCCCTGTGCGGGGTGCCGGGCGAGCTGCTGGCGCAGGGGCCGGCCCGCTCCTGGGCGGCCCGGGGGCGGACGTCGGCCTGGTGGACCCTGCACGTGGGGGTCGGCGCGGCGATCAGCGGGATGAGCCTCGCGGTGCCGCCCATGGCGATGGTGCTGATCGCGCTGCCGCTCGTGACGGCGCGGCGGAAGACCTCCCTGGGGCTGGGCTGGCTGGGCACCGACACCGCGCCGTACGCCGCCCCGCTGCTCGGGACCGGGCTGCTGTGCGGGCTCGTCCTGTGCGCCGCCGGGGCCGGGGCGCTGCTGGCCCGGCTGGCACCCGTACTGCTCGGGCCGACGGCGGCGGACCGGCTGGCCGCGGCCGAGGAGCGGGCCGCCGACCTGGCCGTGCGCAACCGGCTGGCCCGGGAGCTGCACGACGCGGTCGGGCACGCGCTGAGCGCCGTCACCCTCCAGGCGGTCGCCGCCCGGCGGGTGCTCGACAGCGACCCCGGGTTCGTACGGGAGGCGCTGGCCGCGATCGAGGACACCACCCGGCGGACGGTGGGCGAGCTGGACGCCGTGCTGGGCCTGCTGCGGGACGGCGACCCGGCCCGGCCCGACGCCGCACCCGCGCCGACCCTCGCCGCCGACCTCGACGGGCTGCTGGCGCGCACCCGGGCCGCCGGCACCACCGTCACCGCCCACCAGGACCCCGGACCGGCCGGGGACTGGGCGCAGCTCCCGGCGATCGCCTCCCGCGAGGCGTACCGGATCGTCCAGGAGGGCCTCAGCAACGCCCTGCGCCACGGCGCGGGCACCGTCGAGCTGCGGATCGCCGTACAGGGCCGGGAAGACGGCGCCGGCAGCACCCACCGTGAACTGGAGATCACCATGACCAATCCGCCGGGCACCTCCGACGGGCAGCAGCCCCGCACCAGCGGGGGCCGCGGTCTGCGCGGCGCGGCCGAGCGGGCCACCCTGCTGGGCGGCCGCGTCGAAGCGGGCCCGGACCAGGGGCTGTGGCGGCTGCGGGCCGTCCTCCCGCTCGGCGGGGGCGCCCGGTGA
- a CDS encoding DsbA family oxidoreductase — protein MRVEIWSDIACPWCYIGKARFAKGLAEFAHRDEVEVVFRSFELDPNSPKGSTAPVLEMLAEKYGRTLDEARGMEEHVAASARAEGLTYRTDGRDHGNTFDIHRLLHLAAARGRQEELLDLAYRANFAEECSVFDSEVLVALAVEAGLDEAEVRTVLADDSAYAAQVRADEREAAELGANAVPFFVLDRRYGISGGQPAEVFTQALEQAWAGRELTEPAATADACDPEGSCAVPQT, from the coding sequence ATGCGCGTCGAGATCTGGAGCGACATCGCCTGCCCCTGGTGCTACATCGGCAAGGCCCGTTTCGCCAAGGGGCTGGCCGAGTTCGCGCACCGCGACGAGGTGGAGGTCGTCTTCCGGTCCTTCGAGCTCGACCCGAACAGCCCGAAGGGCAGCACGGCGCCGGTCCTGGAGATGCTGGCCGAGAAGTACGGCCGCACCCTCGACGAGGCGCGCGGCATGGAGGAGCACGTCGCCGCCAGTGCCCGCGCCGAGGGGCTGACGTATCGCACCGACGGCCGCGACCACGGCAACACGTTCGACATCCACCGCCTGCTGCACCTGGCTGCCGCCCGCGGCCGGCAGGAGGAGCTGCTCGACCTCGCCTACCGGGCGAACTTCGCCGAGGAGTGCTCGGTCTTCGACTCCGAGGTGCTCGTCGCCCTCGCGGTCGAGGCGGGCCTGGACGAGGCGGAGGTCCGTACCGTCCTCGCGGACGACTCCGCGTACGCGGCGCAGGTGCGGGCGGACGAGCGCGAGGCGGCGGAACTCGGCGCCAACGCCGTGCCGTTCTTCGTCCTCGACCGCCGGTACGGGATCTCCGGCGGGCAGCCGGCCGAGGTGTTCACGCAGGCGCTGGAGCAGGCGTGGGCGGGCCGCGAGCTCACCGAACCGGCCGCCACGGCCGACGCCTGCGACCCCGAAGGCAGCTGCGCCGTCCCGCAGACCTGA
- a CDS encoding aldehyde dehydrogenase (NADP(+)) produces the protein MAATPVWSVDPRTGKQREQVAVEATSGEVDEAVRAAHAARGALADRTTRAAFLRAAAELLDEAADHVIEAADAETALGPGRLTGELARTTGQLRAFADAVDEGSYLDIRIDRADAAAVPPRPELRRYKVPLGVVAVYAASNFPLAFSVPGGDTASALAAGCPVVVKAHPDHPATSELCASLLRRAAVAAGLPADVVRVVHGFDAGLELIRHPLVSAAGFTGSIRGGRALFDAAAARPVPIPFHGELGSLNPVVVTPAAAAERAEEIAAGLAGSVTLGVGQFCVKPGLVLVPEGADGDRFTGALTKALGETEPGVLLDHRMRENFVSGVRERAALPGVTAPVTPGSGGEHTVGAGYLTVPAGILLEGGAYEVLLDECFGPVTVVVRYADQREAGSVLGLLPGNLSATLQLSAAEADGGSGPAAELIAQVTALAGRIVVNGWPTGVAVAPAQHHGGPYPAATSHSTSVGGTAIERWLRPVAYQSVPDPLLPEELREANPLGLPRRVTGD, from the coding sequence ATGGCAGCAACACCAGTCTGGAGTGTGGACCCCCGCACCGGGAAGCAGCGCGAACAGGTTGCGGTGGAAGCCACATCCGGCGAGGTGGACGAGGCCGTACGCGCCGCCCACGCGGCCCGTGGCGCGCTCGCCGACCGCACCACCCGCGCGGCCTTCCTGCGCGCCGCCGCCGAGCTGCTCGACGAGGCCGCGGACCACGTGATCGAGGCCGCCGACGCCGAGACCGCCCTCGGGCCGGGCCGGCTCACCGGCGAGCTCGCCCGCACCACCGGCCAGCTTCGGGCCTTCGCCGACGCCGTGGACGAGGGCTCCTACCTCGACATCCGCATCGACCGCGCGGACGCCGCCGCCGTCCCGCCGCGCCCCGAACTGCGCCGCTACAAGGTGCCGCTGGGCGTGGTCGCGGTCTACGCCGCCTCCAACTTCCCGCTCGCGTTCTCCGTCCCCGGCGGGGACACCGCGAGCGCGCTGGCCGCCGGCTGCCCGGTGGTCGTCAAGGCGCACCCCGACCACCCGGCCACCTCCGAGCTGTGCGCCTCGCTGCTGCGCCGGGCCGCCGTGGCGGCCGGGCTGCCGGCCGACGTGGTCCGCGTCGTCCACGGGTTCGACGCGGGCCTGGAGCTGATCCGCCACCCCCTCGTCTCCGCCGCCGGATTCACCGGTTCCATCCGGGGCGGGCGGGCGCTGTTCGACGCGGCCGCCGCCCGTCCCGTCCCCATCCCGTTCCACGGCGAACTCGGCTCCCTCAACCCCGTCGTGGTCACCCCGGCGGCCGCCGCCGAGCGGGCCGAGGAGATCGCCGCCGGGCTCGCGGGCTCGGTCACCCTCGGGGTCGGCCAGTTCTGCGTCAAGCCGGGCCTGGTCCTGGTCCCCGAGGGCGCGGACGGCGACCGGTTCACCGGCGCGCTCACGAAGGCCCTCGGCGAGACCGAGCCGGGCGTCCTGCTCGACCACCGGATGCGGGAGAACTTCGTCTCCGGCGTGCGCGAGCGGGCCGCGCTACCCGGCGTCACCGCGCCCGTCACCCCGGGTTCCGGCGGCGAGCACACCGTCGGGGCGGGCTACCTGACCGTGCCGGCCGGGATCCTCCTGGAGGGCGGCGCGTACGAGGTGCTGCTCGACGAGTGCTTCGGACCGGTGACCGTGGTCGTCCGGTACGCCGACCAGCGCGAGGCGGGGTCGGTGCTCGGCCTGCTCCCCGGGAACCTGAGCGCCACGCTCCAGCTGTCCGCGGCCGAGGCCGACGGCGGTTCGGGTCCGGCGGCGGAACTGATTGCGCAGGTCACGGCGCTGGCCGGACGGATCGTGGTCAACGGCTGGCCGACCGGTGTCGCGGTGGCCCCGGCCCAGCACCACGGCGGCCCGTACCCGGCGGCGACCTCGCACTCCACCTCGGTCGGCGGGACCGCCATCGAGCGATGGCTGCGGCCGGTGGCCTACCAGTCGGTCCCGGACCCGCTGCTTCCGGAGGAACTGCGCGAGGCGAACCCGCTGGGGCTGCCGCGCCGCGTCACGGGCGACTGA
- a CDS encoding pyridoxal-phosphate-dependent aminotransferase family protein, producing MNHPLLDLPPLTAERFAQIEQGVADLLGTREDVVITQGEALLPLEGCIRSGARPGSTALNVVTGPYGTTFGNWLRDCGANVVDLAVPFDTAVTADQVARALAEHPEIDFVSLVHAEAATGNTNPVAEIGEAVRAHGALFMLDAVASVGAEALLPDAWGVDLCVIGAQKAMGGPAGVSAVSVSERAWARFAENPAAPRRSYLSLLDWKERWIDADRTALPHAPAQLEMLALEACLDRIAAEGLPAVTARHAAAAAATRAGAVALGLAPYVGRASEAAPVATTLRVPDASLVVAKALGADPAAPLAAGGGALAREMVRVNHYGRDASLATVLTSLTALSTALSTDPSEAAAAAEAAWAETLH from the coding sequence GTGAACCACCCCCTCCTGGACCTTCCGCCGCTCACCGCGGAGCGCTTCGCGCAGATCGAGCAGGGGGTCGCGGACCTGCTCGGCACCCGCGAGGACGTGGTGATCACCCAGGGCGAGGCGCTGCTGCCGCTGGAGGGGTGCATCCGCTCGGGTGCGCGGCCCGGTTCGACGGCGCTGAACGTGGTGACCGGCCCGTACGGGACGACCTTCGGCAACTGGCTGCGCGACTGCGGGGCGAACGTCGTGGACCTGGCGGTCCCGTTCGACACGGCGGTGACGGCGGACCAGGTGGCACGCGCCCTGGCCGAGCACCCGGAGATCGACTTCGTCTCCCTGGTCCACGCGGAGGCGGCGACCGGCAACACGAACCCGGTCGCGGAGATCGGCGAGGCGGTACGGGCCCACGGCGCGCTGTTCATGCTGGACGCGGTGGCATCGGTGGGCGCGGAGGCGCTGCTTCCGGACGCGTGGGGCGTGGACCTGTGCGTGATCGGCGCCCAGAAGGCGATGGGCGGCCCGGCGGGCGTCTCGGCGGTGTCGGTCTCGGAGCGGGCCTGGGCCCGCTTCGCGGAGAACCCGGCCGCTCCGAGGCGTTCGTACCTCTCCCTCCTGGACTGGAAGGAGCGCTGGATCGACGCGGACCGCACGGCGCTCCCCCACGCCCCGGCGCAGCTGGAGATGCTGGCGCTGGAGGCGTGCCTGGACCGGATCGCGGCCGAGGGCCTGCCGGCGGTGACGGCCCGCCATGCGGCTGCCGCCGCGGCGACCAGGGCGGGCGCGGTGGCGCTGGGCTTGGCCCCGTACGTGGGCCGGGCCTCGGAGGCGGCCCCGGTGGCCACCACGCTGCGGGTGCCGGACGCCTCGCTGGTGGTGGCCAAGGCCCTCGGAGCCGACCCGGCGGCCCCGCTCGCGGCGGGCGGCGGCGCGCTGGCCCGGGAGATGGTCCGGGTCAACCACTACGGCCGGGACGCATCGCTGGCGACGGTCCTGACCTCCCTGACGGCCCTGTCCACCGCCCTCTCGACGGACCCGTCCGAGGCCGCAGCCGCCGCGGAAGCAGCCTGGGCGGAGACCCTCCACTGA
- a CDS encoding GNAT family N-acetyltransferase, which produces MIRTAQPADLDAIAALHSRARATYYRGRVPEQAYAGAAELARTREGWSRAVARAAADGGVLCAEQDGELTGVAAFRTTDGETTLTQLHVDPVHWRRGTGAALHAACLDAWRLAGVERARLEVYEHNLRAQAFYARHGWRRDPAGAARSGSHLTLWLSIGPQAASGE; this is translated from the coding sequence ATGATCAGGACCGCGCAACCCGCAGACCTCGACGCCATAGCCGCCCTCCACAGCCGGGCCCGGGCCACCTACTACCGCGGCCGCGTCCCCGAGCAGGCCTACGCAGGCGCAGCCGAACTCGCGCGGACCCGCGAGGGCTGGTCCCGGGCCGTCGCGCGGGCCGCCGCCGACGGCGGGGTGCTCTGCGCGGAGCAGGACGGCGAGCTCACCGGAGTCGCCGCCTTCCGCACCACGGACGGCGAGACCACCCTCACCCAGCTGCACGTCGACCCGGTCCACTGGCGCCGGGGCACCGGGGCCGCCCTGCACGCCGCCTGCCTCGACGCCTGGCGGCTGGCCGGTGTGGAGCGGGCCCGGCTGGAGGTCTACGAGCACAACCTCCGGGCCCAGGCCTTCTACGCCCGCCACGGCTGGCGCCGGGATCCGGCCGGGGCCGCGCGGTCCGGATCCCACCTCACGCTCTGGCTCAGCATCGGCCCGCAGGCCGCGTCCGGGGAATGA
- a CDS encoding peptidoglycan D,D-transpeptidase FtsI family protein — MNKTIRRASVFCLLLVLALLVRVTWVQAYQGQALADNENNRRNLIGQYENPLGNIIVGGEAITGSVKTDGKDFGYKRTYVDGPLYAPLTGYSSQAFGTSMLEGVYKKVLNGSDDRLKTVMDMLTNKRAAPGNVLTTVDKDVQKAAYDALQGKQGAAVAIDPATGEILAIVNNPSFDPGSITGANDKAAWEKLIEDKGKAMENVALRKPQAPGSTFKLVTLAAAIENGLVTNLDAPTGTPDPYTIPGTRTQLPSEAGSAACNNVSARTALRLSCNNVFAELAHQLGQDKMRAMAEKLGFNTETATPVTARPGSKYPTKKMSVDQVAQTGIGQFDVQATPLQMAMVTAAIENGGKLVAPHSVSEVTDANGNVLESFKNPKSEQVMNAKTASMLQDAMRTVATEGGGKPAQVAGAEVGGKTGTAQRGVNNSLPPLAWFTSYGKQGGKQIAVAVVIENSDTDRSEIGGGKLAAPIAQKMMAAWLKK, encoded by the coding sequence ATGAACAAGACGATCAGGCGTGCGTCGGTCTTCTGTCTGCTCCTGGTGCTGGCCCTTTTGGTGCGGGTCACCTGGGTGCAGGCCTACCAAGGCCAGGCCCTCGCAGACAACGAGAACAACCGGCGGAACCTCATCGGGCAGTACGAGAACCCGCTGGGCAACATCATCGTGGGCGGGGAGGCGATCACCGGCTCGGTGAAGACGGACGGAAAGGACTTCGGGTACAAGCGCACGTACGTCGACGGTCCGCTCTACGCGCCGCTCACCGGCTACAGCTCCCAGGCCTTCGGCACGAGCATGCTGGAAGGCGTCTACAAGAAGGTCCTGAACGGTTCCGACGACCGGCTCAAGACCGTGATGGACATGCTCACCAACAAGCGGGCCGCGCCGGGCAACGTGCTGACCACGGTCGACAAGGACGTGCAGAAGGCCGCGTACGACGCGCTCCAGGGCAAGCAGGGCGCCGCCGTCGCCATCGATCCGGCGACCGGCGAGATCCTCGCCATCGTGAACAACCCCTCCTTCGATCCGGGCAGCATCACGGGCGCCAACGACAAGGCGGCCTGGGAGAAGCTGATCGAGGACAAGGGCAAGGCGATGGAGAACGTGGCCCTGCGCAAGCCGCAGGCGCCCGGCTCCACCTTCAAGCTGGTCACCCTGGCGGCGGCCATCGAGAACGGGCTGGTCACCAACCTCGACGCGCCGACCGGCACCCCGGACCCGTACACGATCCCGGGGACCCGGACCCAGCTGCCCAGCGAGGCGGGCTCCGCGGCCTGCAACAACGTCTCCGCGCGCACCGCGCTCCGGCTGTCCTGCAACAACGTGTTCGCTGAGCTGGCGCACCAGCTCGGCCAGGACAAGATGCGGGCGATGGCCGAGAAGCTGGGTTTCAACACGGAGACCGCGACGCCCGTCACCGCCCGGCCGGGGAGCAAGTACCCGACGAAGAAGATGTCGGTCGACCAGGTCGCGCAGACGGGTATCGGCCAGTTCGACGTGCAGGCCACCCCGCTCCAGATGGCGATGGTGACGGCCGCGATCGAGAACGGCGGCAAGCTCGTCGCCCCGCACTCGGTCTCCGAGGTCACCGACGCGAACGGCAACGTGCTGGAGAGCTTCAAGAACCCGAAGTCCGAGCAGGTCATGAACGCGAAGACCGCCTCGATGCTGCAGGACGCCATGCGGACGGTCGCCACCGAGGGCGGCGGCAAGCCCGCCCAGGTGGCGGGCGCCGAGGTGGGCGGCAAGACCGGCACCGCGCAGCGCGGTGTGAACAACAGCCTGCCGCCACTGGCCTGGTTCACCTCGTACGGCAAGCAGGGCGGCAAGCAGATCGCGGTTGCCGTGGTGATCGAGAACTCGGACACCGACCGCTCCGAGATCGGCGGTGGCAAGCTCGCCGCCCCCATCGCCCAGAAGATGATGGCGGCGTGGCTGAAGAAGTAG
- a CDS encoding IclR family transcriptional regulator, with protein MTTVEPERSAVESEGPGGPGAPAAVKSAVRTVLLLEHFAARPGLHSLADIQHDLSLPKSSLYMLLRTLVNLGWVETDATGTRYGIGVRALLVGSSYIDGDEVVAAARPTLDRLSDDTTETIHLARMDGTSVVYLATRQSQHYLRPFTRVGRRLPVHSTALGKALLATHSDEEVRALLPRRLEAVTEHTITDRDRLVDELALVREQGYAVDREENTLGLRCFGVAVPYRTPARDAVSCSVPVARLTAGHEQKIKAALFEARDRLSVATRRM; from the coding sequence ATGACCACAGTTGAGCCGGAGCGGTCCGCCGTGGAATCGGAGGGGCCGGGGGGCCCGGGGGCGCCGGCGGCCGTCAAATCGGCCGTCCGCACGGTCCTGTTGCTGGAGCACTTCGCGGCGCGGCCCGGACTGCACAGCCTGGCCGACATCCAGCACGACCTCTCGCTGCCCAAGTCGAGCCTCTACATGCTGCTGCGCACGCTGGTGAACCTGGGGTGGGTGGAGACGGACGCGACGGGCACCCGGTACGGCATCGGCGTACGGGCCCTGCTCGTCGGCAGCTCGTACATCGACGGGGACGAGGTCGTCGCCGCGGCCCGGCCCACCCTGGACCGGCTCTCCGACGACACCACCGAGACCATCCACCTGGCCCGGATGGACGGCACGAGCGTCGTCTACCTGGCCACCCGCCAGTCCCAGCACTACCTGCGGCCGTTCACCCGCGTCGGGCGGCGGCTGCCCGTGCACTCGACGGCGCTGGGCAAGGCCCTGCTGGCGACCCACTCCGACGAGGAGGTGCGGGCGCTCCTGCCGCGGCGGCTGGAGGCGGTCACCGAGCACACGATCACCGACCGGGACCGGCTCGTCGACGAGTTGGCGCTGGTACGGGAGCAGGGCTACGCGGTGGACCGCGAGGAGAACACCCTCGGGCTGCGCTGTTTCGGGGTGGCCGTGCCCTACCGGACGCCGGCCCGGGACGCGGTGAGCTGCTCGGTGCCGGTGGCCCGGCTGACGGCGGGCCACGAGCAGAAGATCAAGGCGGCGCTGTTCGAGGCGCGGGACCGGCTGTCGGTGGCGACCCGCCGTATGTGA
- a CDS encoding response regulator transcription factor — protein MTAARRPPLRIVLADDERMVRTALRVILEAEPDLEVVGEAASGAEAVPLVRSLAPDVVLMDVRMPEIDGIRATEQIIAGMAEPPRIVVVTTFENDAYVYDALRAGASGFLLKRADPDELIGAVRLVARGDCLLFPAAVRSLAASHAPGVPGPAAPWVARLTEREADVLRLMATGLSNHEMSERLGVGPQTVKTHVAAVLSKTGSRDRTQAVIAAYEGGFMKKG, from the coding sequence GTGACCGCGGCGCGGCGGCCGCCGCTGCGCATCGTGCTCGCCGACGACGAGCGGATGGTCCGCACCGCCCTGCGGGTGATCCTCGAGGCCGAACCGGACCTGGAGGTGGTCGGCGAGGCGGCCTCGGGCGCCGAGGCGGTCCCGCTGGTCCGCTCCCTGGCCCCCGACGTGGTGCTGATGGACGTCCGGATGCCCGAGATCGACGGCATCCGGGCCACCGAGCAGATCATCGCCGGCATGGCCGAACCGCCCCGGATCGTGGTCGTCACCACCTTCGAGAACGACGCGTACGTCTACGACGCGCTGCGCGCGGGCGCCTCCGGGTTCCTCCTGAAGCGGGCCGACCCCGACGAGCTGATCGGCGCGGTCCGCCTCGTCGCCCGCGGCGACTGCCTGCTCTTCCCGGCGGCCGTCCGCTCGCTCGCCGCGTCCCACGCCCCCGGGGTCCCGGGCCCCGCCGCCCCCTGGGTGGCCCGGCTCACCGAGCGGGAGGCCGACGTACTGCGCCTGATGGCCACCGGACTGTCCAACCACGAGATGAGCGAACGCCTCGGAGTCGGCCCCCAGACGGTCAAGACCCACGTCGCCGCGGTCCTCTCCAAAACCGGTTCCCGCGACCGCACCCAGGCGGTCATCGCGGCCTACGAGGGCGGCTTCATGAAGAAAGGCTGA